From the Kitasatospora atroaurantiaca genome, the window GGCTGGTCGCCGACATGGAGGCCGGCCTGATCGACGTGGTCGTGTATGCCGAGCGCTCGCGGGTGTCCCGCACGCTGGAGGTCTCGGTCAAGCTGCGTGACGTCTGCGAGCGCACGGGCGTGCTGCTGTGCTACGACGGGCGCATCTACGACATGCGGGTGCCGTCCGACCGCAAGGAGTTCACCCGCGACGCCCTCCAGTCCGAGGAGGAAGCCGAGGCGATCATCGCCCGCGCCGACCGGACTGCGCGGCTCAATGCGAAGCGCGGGCGCCCTCACGGAATCGTGCCATTCGGGTACAAGCGCCGCTACGACCCCGATGACGGCCACCTCGTGGGGCAGGAGGAGCACCCGGACCACGCGGACGTCGTGAGGACCGCCTTCGACATGATCGACCAGGGCAAGAGTCTCAGAGCGACGCTGCGGTACGTGCAGACGTTCCGGCCCACGATGACGCGCGCTGGCCTGCGCGTGATCCTGACGAACCGGTCCTACCTCGGCATCCGGACGAACCGCGGCTCGGAGTACAAGGCTGTCTGGCCCCGGATCGTCGACGAGACCGTGTTTCACCGGGTTCAGCTGCTCCTCGGGGATCCGGATCGGAACACGAACCGAGATGGCGGGACCTCTCACATGCTCTCGGGCATCGCTCTGTGCGCACTGTGCCGGGCCGATCCCAGTGCGAAGATCAACAAGCTTCGTTACGTGAACGGTCGACAGCAGCGAGATCGCGTGGTGAACGGCCGCACGGTGAAGGGGACTCTGCTCAAGCCGACCTACACCTGCGAGTACCGGGGGGATGTCTCCATCAGCCAGGAGGCCCTGGATGCCTACGTCGAGGAGGCGGTGCTGAACTGGCTGTCGTCCCCGGACGCGGCGCTGGTGTTTCGAAGGACAGTGGTACAGGCGACCATCGCGGCGGAGCGCACCAAGATCGCGGCGATGCGCACTCAGCTGGAAGAGGCCCGGGCGCAGGCAACGCAGTTCAGC encodes:
- a CDS encoding recombinase family protein, with the translated sequence MGNVIPLPRSEALSQLRAALYGRASHDPKKQGRSIRDQFTVGELECEDRGWTIHDYYEDRDLSASRKARKVRKNFERLVADMEAGLIDVVVYAERSRVSRTLEVSVKLRDVCERTGVLLCYDGRIYDMRVPSDRKEFTRDALQSEEEAEAIIARADRTARLNAKRGRPHGIVPFGYKRRYDPDDGHLVGQEEHPDHADVVRTAFDMIDQGKSLRATLRYVQTFRPTMTRAGLRVILTNRSYLGIRTNRGSEYKAVWPRIVDETVFHRVQLLLGDPDRNTNRDGGTSHMLSGIALCALCRADPSAKINKLRYVNGRQQRDRVVNGRTVKGTLLKPTYTCEYRGDVSISQEALDAYVEEAVLNWLSSPDAALVFRRTVVQATIAAERTKIAAMRTQLEEARAQATQFSPATGMPLLSVASLATLEQNLHPLIVAAENRLNAQLSVGDPLIDGLIGHPMEVLDLMWNAELDTEQRRHVIQRCVRVELRKAQKAGRYQLGLTGRVGLIFKGQPGFEEWPKAPALELVEAATE